A stretch of DNA from Dokdonia sp. PRO95:
CTATTTTATTAGGAATGCGTAAGCCTGTGCACGTTCTTCAGCTCGGAGCGAGTGTGGATGAAATGGTAAGCATGGCAGCTATTACTGTTATTGATGCTCAGAAAAAGCAAAAACAAGAAGTACGTCGAGCGCAAGATAAAGGGTAATATATAGATTTCGCTTTCGCGAAAATTTGATAAAAAGAGGTGTCATGTTTAATATGTACACCTCTTTTTTTTATGGATATTTTATTGGTGGAATTTGACGAATTATAAATTAAGCTTTTGTTGAAAAGACATGGTTTTAAGAGGTTTTGTTTTCGCGAAAGCGTAACCATTAAAATTGGCAATCTCCTAGACATAAATTTCTTACATTTACGCTCCTTAATTATATGTTAAATGATCACTCACTTAAGCGGAAGACTGATAGAAAAAAATCCCACCCATGTAGTGCTAGACTGCAACGGAGTAGGATATTTTATTAATATCTCATTGCACACTTTTGGGCAGCTAGGAGATAGCGAGGCTTTGAAGCTACATACCCATCTTCAGGTTAAAGAAGATAGTCATACGCTATTTGGGTTTATGGAAGTGCTGGAACGAGAGATTTTTAGATTGTTGCTGTCTGTTTCTGGTATAGGAGCAAGTACGGCAAGGACTATGCTGTCGTCTCTAAATCCTAATCAGATCAAACAAGCAATTGCTTCTAATGATGTGGCAACCATACAAAGCATTAAAGGGATAGGTGCAAAAACAGCCCAGCGAGTAATACTTGACCTCAAGGATAAGATATTGAAAGTGTACGATTTGAGTAGTGAAAGTGCGGTGCAAAGCAATACAAGCAAAGAAGAGGCGTTATCTGCTTTAGAGACATTAGGTTTTGCGCGTAAGCAAGCAGAAAAAGTCTGTACGGCAATTGTAAAAGTAACGCCAGACGCTAGCGTGGAAACGATTATCAAAGAAGCATTAAAAAAACTGTAGGCATATTTTGAAGCAAGACTATTATTTAAATGTACGTATAGCGATATTGTTTGTAGTTGGGTTTTTCTTTTTAGGAAATCCGGCAGCAATGGCGCAGGAAGAAGGAAATACAGTAGCTCAGGACTCGACGGCTACTACCTTTTCATTAGGTAGTCTTCTGTTGCCTAATCCTAATAGTATAGTGTCAAAGTACACATATGATGCTGTGCTTGATAGATATATTTTTACTGAGGAATTAGGGAGTTTTAATATCACATATCCCCTCATTTTAACACCAGCCGAATATCAAAAAAGAGTGCGTGACGAGCAAATGCGTCAGTATTTTAGAGAAAAGGTAAATGCAGTAGATGGCAGGTCTGACGAGGATGATACACGCAATAGCTTAGTAAAATCACTTTATGTTGAGAATGATTTGTTTAAAAGCATTTTTGGTGGAGATAAAATAGAATTTACACCACAAGGATCTGTAGAGATGGACCTTGGTCTCTTATTTACAAAACAAGATAATCCAGCATTTTCACCACGTAACCGTAGTAATTTTACCTTTGATTTTGACCAGCGTATTAGTTTAAGTTTGCTAGGTCAAGTGGGGGAACGTTTACAGATAACTGCAAATTACGATACGGAGTCTACTTTTAATTTTCAAAATCAAATTAAGCTAGAATATACTCCTACAGAAGATGATATTATCCAAAAAATTGAAGTAGGTAACATCTCAATGCCACTCAACAGTGCACTTATTCAAGGCTCTCAGAGTTTGTTTGGTGTAAAAACCGAGTTACAGTTTGGAAAGACTCGTGTAACGGCTGTGTTTTCTGAGAATCAGTCTCAGCCTAGAACAGTAACTGCAGAAGGTGGTGCGACTGTACAAGAGTTTGAGGTGCCAGCGCTAGATTATGATGAAAATCGTCACTTCTTCTTAGCGCATTACTTTAGGGATACTTATAACGATGCTCTTAAAAACTACCCGTTTATAGATAACAGAGGGGTTCAAATAACTAGAGTCGAAGTTTGGATTACAAACAGGCAGAACCAAACCACAAATGCGCGTAATATAATTGCAATACAAGATATAGGAGAGTCTGACCCTAGTAACGTAGGGATTGATGTAGGTGCAAATCCAGGTTTTATAAATAACGCTGCAAATGCATTTCCAGATAACCGCAATAACGACTTTAACCCACGTGGTATAAACGATCAGTCTGTACAGTCTGTTCTTACCCCTGCTATAAGAGATGTAGCGACGGCAAGTCAAGGTTTTGGTAACGTTACGGTGCAAGATGGAACTGATTATGTGTTACTCGAAAATGCGAGACAATTACAGAGTTCTCAGTTTACACTATATCCGTCACTAGGTTATATATCTCTTAGCCAGCGTTTAAATAATGATGAAGTACTCGGGGTAGCCTTTCAATATACAGTGGGAGGTCAAGTGTATCAAGTTGGTGAATTTGCAAATGATGGTATTAATGCTACAGAGGGTAGCCGTCCAGA
This window harbors:
- the ruvA gene encoding Holliday junction branch migration protein RuvA, whose protein sequence is MITHLSGRLIEKNPTHVVLDCNGVGYFINISLHTFGQLGDSEALKLHTHLQVKEDSHTLFGFMEVLEREIFRLLLSVSGIGASTARTMLSSLNPNQIKQAIASNDVATIQSIKGIGAKTAQRVILDLKDKILKVYDLSSESAVQSNTSKEEALSALETLGFARKQAEKVCTAIVKVTPDASVETIIKEALKKL